The Flavobacterium johnsoniae genomic sequence TTTAAAATGATCACCAGCGCGGATTCCGGCGGCGATTTTAAGAGCCTTCCCAGTGAAAAAGATATAAGTTCTTTGAGGGTTTTGGCTGCAGAGGACAATGCAGTGAATATTATGGTCATTAAAAAGCTTCTCAATAAGTGGAATATCCAGCCGGTTATAGCCCGTAATGGAAGAGAAGCACTGGATGCTGTAATTTCCAATGATTATGATCTTGTGCTCATGGATATAAACATGCCCCTGATGGATGGTTTTGAAGCGGCGCAGATGATACGAAATCTCCCTGATAAGGCAAAGGCATCCATTCCGATTATTGCCTTAACCGCATCGGTTGATTTTAGCAGCAGCCAGCAGTCTGGATGCGAATATATAAATGATTATATCCTAAAACCGTTTTCTGCAGCCCTGCTGAAAGAAAAACTGGATCAATTAATGGGGGCGCATTAAATATGCGGCGATAAGCTGTATGTTTTTTATTGCCCTGATTATTTCAAGGCAGCTCATCTAAGGACTTCTCTGCTTTTCTTATGTTTTTATTCCATTTATGCCATCCGGCGAAGTAAAACTGCGCATTAATTTTGTTTAATTATTTTTAAAAAATATTAAACAAAATAACTATCTTTAATGCTGGATACTGCTCTTTATTTAAGCGGCAGTTCTGCGAAATGAGCGTATGAAAGAAAATATGATCCAGCGCCATCCGCTGAAAAATCACCTAAAGCCCCGGGAAGCTGCCCAAATGGCTGGCTATCTTATTTCCCCGGCATCGGCTTCAATATCTGGACAGGTTTTTTCAATGGATTACAAACTGGTGAGTTTTAAATCATAAAAGATAATTATGAAGATTCTCTTGACCGGCGCCACGGGATATATCGGAAAAAGGCTCCTTGTGATCTTAATCGGCCAAGGGCATGAAGCGGTATGCTGCGTGAGGGATAAAAACAGGTTTTATTATCCTGAGGGGGCTGAAAAAAGCATTCAGCTCATCGAAGCTGATTTTCTCGATAAGCAGAGCCTGAAGGCTATACCTGATGATATTGATGCCGCCTATTATCTGATCCATTCCATGTCCGGTTCTGGCTCTGATTATGATAGACTGGAAAGTATTGCCGCGCAGAATTTTACAGACAGGATCGATGCGACGGCTGCCCGTCAGATTATTTACCTCAGCGGTATTGTAAATGGCCGGAATTTATCAAAGCATCTGTCTTCCAGAAAAGCAGTGGAGGATATTTTAAATGCATCAAGGGTTCCGGCGGCAACATTAAGGGCAGGTATTATTGTGGGCTCGGGAAGCGCCTCATTTGAAATCATACGCGGCCTGGTGGATAAACTTCCTGTTATGGTCACCCCAAAATGGCTCAATACCAGGTGCCAGCCCATAGCGGTGTCCGATGTGCTGGAGTTTCTGATCCGCTCACTTCTCAATGAAAAGACCTATCATGAGAGTTTTGATATCGGCGGTCCGGATATATTGACCTATAAAGAAATGCTGCTGGGGTTTGCCCGGGCTAAAAAACTAAAAAGATATATTTTTACCGTGCCGGTGATGACTCCAAAATTATCATCTTACTGGCTTTATTTTGTTACCTCCGTTTCCTTTAGGCTTGCTTCGGCACTGGTCAGCAGCATGAAGGTGGAGGTGGTCTGCAGAGATAACCGCATCAATGCGCTGCTGGGCGTAAACCCAATGCCTTACAAAGAGGCCCTTGAAAAGGCTTTGGTAAAAATCAATGGGGATGCGGTAATTTCAAGCTGGAAAGATTCCCTTATAAGCGGCCGGTTCAAGGGAAATGTTTCCCACTATCTTAAGGTGCCCAAAAAGGGCTGCTTTATTGACAGAAGGAAAAAAGCAGTGCGGAACAGAGATTATACAATCGGCAGAATCTGGGCCATAGGCGGAGAAACGGGATGGTATTATGCGGACTGGCTCTGGGATCTGCGGGGATTTATCGACAAGGTTTTTGGAGGTGTGGGCCTTAGAAGGGGAAGGACCCATAAAAATGAGCTTCATCCCGGGGATGCGCTGGATTTCTGGCGTGTGGTCTATGCGGACAAAGCGGAGGGAAAACTTATTTTATACGCCGAAATGAAACTGCCCGGTGAGGCCTGGCTGGAATTTAAGATCATTAATAATGATTTATATCAGGCCGCAACCTTTAAGCCCAGAGGACTCATAGGCAGGCTCTACTGGTATTGCGTGCTTCCATTTCATGGTTTTATATTCGGGGGAATGCTTAAAAAATTAATCTAGCAAGTATCGAAAATGGCTGCTGCATTGGTTTATAAAAAAAGCACCTGTGATGTACAGATGCTTTTTCAAAGTGGTTTTTATAGTATATTAGGCTTTCACTACATTTACTGCGTTCGGCCCTTTTTGGCCTTCTTTTACCTCGTACCTCACCGGGTCATTCTCACGGATATTTTCCGATAGGCCTGAAACATGGACAAAAATTTCGTTTCCTCCGTTATTTGGCGTTATAAATCCGAATCCTTTTTCTTCATTGAAGAATTTTACTGTACCTTCCTGCATCTTAATTGTTTAATTTGTCCAAATGTAGTCTATTGAAACGCGGTAAAGGGTAAAAAATAAATAAATTGTGCTTTTATTAACTTTTGCAAGCAGGTTTAAAGGCATAATTGGTCTTCTGCGGCCCATATTACATTTAATTAAATATAATATTTTTACTATACATTTGTTTTCTGCCCGCTGAACGCATAAAATAGTGCAGCTTTTCTATCAATTGCCTTTAATAATTTTCGTAATTTTTCCAACAGCAGAGCATCGATTATAAATAATGGACTGCTCATAATCCTGAAAATTCTATTTTTTTGTTTATTTTTCAATAAAAAAAGACAGCTGTTTTTGGCAGCCGGCCTCCAAAAAGAGGCAGCCGGCCCGTATAGCTGTTTTTAGCGCACTGCCGCCGGTGCAGTGTTTTTGGCTCTGGAGCCTGCGGGTCTGTTTTCGGGACAGCTAAAACCCTTTGGGGCATGTACATGGCAAAACAGCCCAAAGGGTCGACATTTGTTATTGCAGGAGAGATTCGTGAATTATTTTTCTGCAGTCATCTCTGATCCTGCATGCCCGACCGGAGACGTGAATCTAACACAGTAAAATCCAAATTTATGTACAGCAGAATAAATGAGAATATAAAAACGCTGAGAGAGCTTAAAAATTACACCCAGCAGTATATGGCCTTAAGGCTTGATATGACCCAGGCGGGCTACAGCAAAATTGAAAAAGGCGCAAGCAGTGTGAGTTTTGAAAAGCTGGAAGAAATTGCGGCAGTCTTTGAAATGGATGTGAGAAACATCATAAGCTTTGACATCAGCGGGTACCTGGACCCCGGATTTAAAAGCAGTGCCGCTGCAGGGCAGCACAGCGCTTTAAACAGGCTCTACGCGGACAAAATTGCCCTTCTGGAGAAACTGCTGGAAAAAACCGACAGGGAGCTCAATGTCTATAAAAATAAATTCGGGGGCCTCTAATACGGTTCTTCGCAGGCTGGCAGCAGGCAGCAGGGGCTTAAAAACCCTGCGGGAAACAGTACTGGCTGCAGTTAGGGGCCCGTTTTTCTTCACAGGCCGGGAAAATTGCGTATATTGAGCTGTTAATAATCTTTTGCATAGTCAGATATTTTTAAAGTTTTAAGTCAATATAGATTTTAGATATGACTTTTTAAATTCGAACATTGCTTAACTGCCCTACCGATAAAATGGGGCGTATTGTGCCAGAAACTATGAAAAATATCTATTTTGCCGATGATGATCCCGATGACAGGGAAATTTTTGCCGAGCTTTTCTATGAGATGTTCCCTGTGGAGGGCCTGAGGCTTTTTGAAAGCGGCAAAGCGCTGACCGATGCCCTCTCTTCGCCGGCCGGCCCGCTCCCGGACCTTATCCTTCTTGATCTGCAGATGCCTTTAAAAGATGGTTTTGAATGCCTTAAAGAAATACGCGGCGGCAGAGAAGATATAAAAGACATCAGGGTTATCATTTTTTCCACCTCGTCAAATCCCCGCCAGGTGGAGCTTGCCCTTGGTATGGGGGCAGATTCTTATGCCGTCAAGCCCGTCTTGTACAGGGATTTGAAATCCCTGATACGCAGGATAGTGGAAATGGACTGGGAAGATCCCCAGGCGGACCGAGGTCTGCTTTTGCGCTGATGCGGCCTGAATTGATCCGGGCGGCGGTTTAAAGCAGCCCGCACTGCATTTAAAAAAAACAGATGGAAGTGTAAAATGGAAGATTACGTTTTTAGGCCGCCGTGCCGCATTTTGCCGCCCTGCATTTTTCCTGGGCTGTTTTTTTATCTGTTTTATTCCCCCTAAAGCCTGCAGTAAAGACAAAGGCAGGCCTCTGCGGTGGAAATTGTGGAATAATCTTAAAGCTGCATGTAACATCCCGGGCATTAAAAACCTGTATATTCGTTTTAAAAATAGACTGCAGCCATGGAAAGAACTTTACAGCTTTTAAGAGATATAGTGGATAATGCCCCGCTGCCCATAGGGGTGTATACCGGCAGCGAATTAAAGATAGAACTGGCCAATCTGGCGATGATAAAAACCTGGGGCAAAGGCGATAAGGTGCTGGGCCGAAGCTATATTGAGGTGCTTCCCGAGCTTGGGAAGCAGCGCATTTTTGAACAGGCCCTTGAGGTTTACAGGACCGGCAGCGCATTTCATGCCAAGGATAAAAGGGTGGATATTGTAATGGACGGGCAGCAGAAGACTTTTTATTTCAATTACTGCTTTATGCCCCTTTTCGATCAGCAGGGACTTGTCTATGGGGTGATGAACACTGGGATGGATATCACCGATCTTCATCTGGCAAAGGAAAAAGTGCAGAGTTCCGAAGAGCAGCTTCGCATGGCCGTTGAGGCATCGGGGATGGGCACCTACGAAATAGACCTGCTGGGCCAGTCCATAGCGACTTCGGGCAACTTCAGTTCTATCTGGGATATAAAAGATACCATTACAAATGAAAAGATCATATCAAAGCTTCATCCCGATGATATAGCAGTGCGTGAGAAAGCCCACCTTGATGCCCAGAAGAGCGGAGTGATTTCCTATCAGGCCAGGATCATAAATGAGGACAAATCGCTGCGATGGACCAATATCACCGGTAAAATAATCAGAGATGAGAACGGGAAGCCGGTTAAAATCACCGGCATTATCGAGGATATAGACCGCCGGAAGACCCTGGAGGAGCAGCTTCGAAAGGAGGCACGCGAAACTACCCAGGAGCTCCAGCGTTCCAATGACGATCTGCAGCATTTTGCCAATCTGGTCAGCCATGACCTCAGGGAGCCGGTGCGCAAGGTCAAAACCTTTATCAGCCGGATGCGCGATGAAATGCAGTCCGATTTCAGCCAGAGGCTGGAATGGTATGTGGGAAAGATCGAACATTCCGCCCACAGGATGCAGAATGTCATTGAAGGCATACTGGCCTATTCCGCCGCAGACAAGAAAAAACAGCCCGTGGAGCGCATTGACCTTAACAGGATCCTGGAAGGGATCAAGACCGACCTTGAACTGGTCATACAGGAGAAAAATGCGGTCCTTATCAGCTCTGAGCTCCCTGAGATTCAAGGGGCAAGGATCCTGATCCAGCAGCTTTTCTACAACCTGGTGCACAATGCCCTTAAGTTTTCAAGGGCGGAAATTCCTCCAAAGGTCATTATCAGCAGCAGTCTGGTTCAGGGCAGCGGCGGGGATCTGGTGCAGGTCTGCATTCAGGACAACGGAATCGGCATTGATAAGGCATACAGCGAGCGGATTTTTACGGCCTTTGAGCGCCTTCATTCCAAGGACCAGTACGAAGGCAGCGGTCTTGGGCTGTCACTCTGCAGAAAGATTGCGG encodes the following:
- a CDS encoding SDR family oxidoreductase, whose translation is MKILLTGATGYIGKRLLVILIGQGHEAVCCVRDKNRFYYPEGAEKSIQLIEADFLDKQSLKAIPDDIDAAYYLIHSMSGSGSDYDRLESIAAQNFTDRIDATAARQIIYLSGIVNGRNLSKHLSSRKAVEDILNASRVPAATLRAGIIVGSGSASFEIIRGLVDKLPVMVTPKWLNTRCQPIAVSDVLEFLIRSLLNEKTYHESFDIGGPDILTYKEMLLGFARAKKLKRYIFTVPVMTPKLSSYWLYFVTSVSFRLASALVSSMKVEVVCRDNRINALLGVNPMPYKEALEKALVKINGDAVISSWKDSLISGRFKGNVSHYLKVPKKGCFIDRRKKAVRNRDYTIGRIWAIGGETGWYYADWLWDLRGFIDKVFGGVGLRRGRTHKNELHPGDALDFWRVVYADKAEGKLILYAEMKLPGEAWLEFKIINNDLYQAATFKPRGLIGRLYWYCVLPFHGFIFGGMLKKLI
- a CDS encoding cold-shock protein; this encodes MQEGTVKFFNEEKGFGFITPNNGGNEIFVHVSGLSENIRENDPVRYEVKEGQKGPNAVNVVKA
- a CDS encoding helix-turn-helix transcriptional regulator → MYSRINENIKTLRELKNYTQQYMALRLDMTQAGYSKIEKGASSVSFEKLEEIAAVFEMDVRNIISFDISGYLDPGFKSSAAAGQHSALNRLYADKIALLEKLLEKTDRELNVYKNKFGGL
- a CDS encoding response regulator, which encodes MKNIYFADDDPDDREIFAELFYEMFPVEGLRLFESGKALTDALSSPAGPLPDLILLDLQMPLKDGFECLKEIRGGREDIKDIRVIIFSTSSNPRQVELALGMGADSYAVKPVLYRDLKSLIRRIVEMDWEDPQADRGLLLR
- a CDS encoding PAS domain-containing sensor histidine kinase, with translation MERTLQLLRDIVDNAPLPIGVYTGSELKIELANLAMIKTWGKGDKVLGRSYIEVLPELGKQRIFEQALEVYRTGSAFHAKDKRVDIVMDGQQKTFYFNYCFMPLFDQQGLVYGVMNTGMDITDLHLAKEKVQSSEEQLRMAVEASGMGTYEIDLLGQSIATSGNFSSIWDIKDTITNEKIISKLHPDDIAVREKAHLDAQKSGVISYQARIINEDKSLRWTNITGKIIRDENGKPVKITGIIEDIDRRKTLEEQLRKEARETTQELQRSNDDLQHFANLVSHDLREPVRKVKTFISRMRDEMQSDFSQRLEWYVGKIEHSAHRMQNVIEGILAYSAADKKKQPVERIDLNRILEGIKTDLELVIQEKNAVLISSELPEIQGARILIQQLFYNLVHNALKFSRAEIPPKVIISSSLVQGSGGDLVQVCIQDNGIGIDKAYSERIFTAFERLHSKDQYEGSGLGLSLCRKIAERHGGTITASGEKDKGAVFTVVLPLKQQSTAL